The genomic segment TGGGTCCGGACGGGCTGGCCCGGGCGACCGGGGTGGCGGTGCTGGCCGCCAACTACGTCGCGGCCCGGCTGCGCGCCCACTACCCGGTGCTCTACGCCGGCAACAAGGGCCTGGTCGCGCACGAGTGCATCCTCGACCTGCGGCCGTTGACCAAGGCGTACGGGGTGAGCGTCGACGACGTCGCCAAGCGCCTCATCGACTACGGCTTCCACGCGCCGACGATGTCGTTCCCGGTGGCGGGCACCCTGATGGTGGAGCCGACCGAGAGCGAGGACCTGGCCGAGCTGGACCGGTTCTGCGACGCGATGATCGCCATCCGCTCCGAGATCGAGAACATCGGGTCGGGGCGGTGGCCGGCCGGTGACAACCCGCTGGCCAACGCGCCGCACACCGCGGCGATGGTGACCGCCGACGAGTGGCCGCACCCGTACCCACGGTCGGTGGCGGCGTATCCGGCCGGCGTCGACCGGGGCGGCAAGTACTGGCCGCCGGTGCGCCGCATCGACGGCGCGTACGGCGACCGGAATCTGGTCTGCGCGTGCCCGCCGCCGGACGCGTTCGAGCAGTGAACCGGCGGTGTGAGCAAGCCTCGACGGTGAGGGCGGGTCGGGTCGGGAGCCCGGCGGGCGGCGATGCGGCCGGGCGGGGCGCCAACGGGGCGGCCGGGACGCTGAGCGACCCGGGACGCTAGGCGACCAGGACGTGCCGGGCGGGGCCGCGGTGCGGCTCGATGCTGCTGCCGTCGGGCAGCAGCTCGCCGGTGTCCTCGAAGACGATGACGCCGTTGCAGAGCAGGCTCCAGCCCTGCTCGCGGAAGCAGGCGATGACCCGGGCGGCTTCCCGGTCGGTCGCCTCAGCGGAGGGGCAGGTGGGTTGGTGCTGGCACATCGGGTTCTCCGGACTGTGGGGGTGCTGTGTCATGGTTCACATGACCAGTGATGCACGTTACCAAGCCCGACAGTGCGATATCGAGCAGGTGTCGGCTGTAGTACGGAAGAATCCTCCCTTCGGATGAGACCCATTGAACCACTCGTGTTGGAAACGCTCCCATCCGGACGGCTGTCGATCCCGGGAGCGCCGCCGGCCTGCCGCGCCGGGCTCGTCGAACGGGCCCGGCTGCACTGGTACGCCGACACCGGCGGCGACCCCGCCGCCCGGCTGGCCGACTTCCTCACCGGCCACGGACTGCCGGTGGCCGACCTGGCCCGCGCCGCTGCCGCCGACGACCACCGCCCCGGCGCCGTCTGCGGCGCCGCGGTGCTGATCTCCGCGGCCGCCGGCGCCCGGATCACCGGCGCCGCCGCGGCGGCGCCCACCCCGGCACCGGCCGTGCCGGACCTGGTGGCCGTCATCTACGCCCACCCGCCGCACCCCGTACCACCGCCCGACCCGCGACCGCCCGCCACGCCGCCGCGGGCCGACGGCACGCCGGTCGCCGGGCGGCGGCGGGTCGGACCCTGGCGGGTCGGGCCGTGGCGGGACAGCTGGACCACCGACCAGCACGCCGCCGCCGTCGAACGGGCCCGCGCCGCCATCGGCCGCGGCGACGTCTACCAGGTCAACCTGGTCGGCCACGCCCACGCCGCCCACACCGGCGACCCGGTGCCGGCGCTGACCAGGCTCGCCGGCCTCCCCGGCGCCCGCTACGGCGGGGTGCTCACCGGCCCCGGCTGGGCGGTCGGCTGCGCCTCCCCGGAAACCCTCGTCACGGTCGACGGCACCCGGCTGACCACCCGCCCGATCAAGGGCACCCGCCCCGCCACCACCGCCGGCCGGCGGGACCTGCTCGCCTCGGCCAAGGAACGCGCCGAACACGTCATGATCGTCGACCTGGAACGCAACGACCTGGCCCGGGTCGCCGCCACCGGCTCGGTCCGCGTCGACGACCTCTACACCATCCGCCGCTGGTGCGACCTGTGGCAGGCCGAGTCGACCGTGACGGCCCGGCTCGCCGACGGCGCCGGCCTGACCGACCTGCTGCGCGCGGTCTGCCCCGGCGGCTCGGTCACCGGCGCCCCGAAGCTGGCCGCGCTGACCCAGATCGCCGACCTGGAACCGGTCGGCCGCGGCCCCGCCATGGGCGCCTTCGGCTGGATCGGCGCCGGCCGCCTCGACCTCGGACTGACCATCCGCACCGCCGCCGCGGCCGACGACCGGCTGCACCTGTGGGCCGGCGGCGGCATCACCTGGGGCAGCGACCCCGACGCCGAGGTCGCCGAGGCGGCCGCGAAGGCCGCGCCGCTGCGCGCCGCGCTCGCCGGCCCGACCCCGCCACCGACCGGGCGCGGTAACCAGCCGATAGCCTTACGGTCATGACGATGCGGCCGATCAGGATCATCGGTGACCCGGTGCTGCGCACCGGATGCGAACCGGTCACCACCTTCGACGCCGGCCTGCGCGCCCTGGTCGGCGACCTGATGGACACCCTGCTCGGGGCGCCCGGCCGGGCCGGGGTGGCGGCCAACCAGATCGGCGTGAGCGCCCAGGTGTTCGTCTACGACGCCGACGGCCACCGCGGCCACCTGATCAACCCGACCCTGGAACTGTCCGAACAGCTGCAGGACGACGACGAGGGCTGCCTGTCCATCCCCGGCCTCTACTTCCCGACCCCCCGGGCGCTGCACGTCACCGCGCACGGCGTCGACCAGCACGGCGAACCGGTGACCATCACCGGCAGCGGATTCCTGGCCCGCGCCCTGCAACACGAGACCGACCACCTGCACGGCCGGCTCTACGTCGACACCCTGCGCGGCGACACCCGCCGCCGCGCCCTGCGGGAGATCCGCGCCGGCCGGTTCGCCACCCCCGGCGCGAGCTGACCCCGTTCACAGCACCAGCTGCTGCGGATGCGGATGCCGCAGGAAGTCGTGGTGGGAGATGTCCCAGCCGTACGCGCCGGCCCGGCCGAACACCAGCACGTCACCGGCCCGCAACCGGGCCACCCGCCGGCCGCGCGCCAGCACGTCGCGCGGCGTGCACAGCTCACCCACCACATCGACGTCCACGTCGACCACCCGCGGCCGCTCGAACGGGTAGTCCCACCCCGGCACCGGCAGCACCGTGAACGGATGGCTGTACCCCCAGGCCGCCGGCAGCCGGAAATGGTGGGTGCCGCCGCGCAGCACCGCGAACCACCGGCCGTGCACCCGCTTGAGGTCGAGCACCTCGGCGGCGTACCAGCCGGCGTCGGCGGCCAGGAACCGGCCGGGCTCCACCACCAGCCGGGCCGCCGGCGGCAA from the Solwaraspora sp. WMMD1047 genome contains:
- a CDS encoding chorismate-binding protein, which codes for MRPIEPLVLETLPSGRLSIPGAPPACRAGLVERARLHWYADTGGDPAARLADFLTGHGLPVADLARAAAADDHRPGAVCGAAVLISAAAGARITGAAAAAPTPAPAVPDLVAVIYAHPPHPVPPPDPRPPATPPRADGTPVAGRRRVGPWRVGPWRDSWTTDQHAAAVERARAAIGRGDVYQVNLVGHAHAAHTGDPVPALTRLAGLPGARYGGVLTGPGWAVGCASPETLVTVDGTRLTTRPIKGTRPATTAGRRDLLASAKERAEHVMIVDLERNDLARVAATGSVRVDDLYTIRRWCDLWQAESTVTARLADGAGLTDLLRAVCPGGSVTGAPKLAALTQIADLEPVGRGPAMGAFGWIGAGRLDLGLTIRTAAAADDRLHLWAGGGITWGSDPDAEVAEAAAKAAPLRAALAGPTPPPTGRGNQPIALRS
- a CDS encoding DUF5999 family protein; translation: MCQHQPTCPSAEATDREAARVIACFREQGWSLLCNGVIVFEDTGELLPDGSSIEPHRGPARHVLVA
- the def gene encoding peptide deformylase, with amino-acid sequence MTMRPIRIIGDPVLRTGCEPVTTFDAGLRALVGDLMDTLLGAPGRAGVAANQIGVSAQVFVYDADGHRGHLINPTLELSEQLQDDDEGCLSIPGLYFPTPRALHVTAHGVDQHGEPVTITGSGFLARALQHETDHLHGRLYVDTLRGDTRRRALREIRAGRFATPGAS